A portion of the Sphingorhabdus pulchriflava genome contains these proteins:
- a CDS encoding thiamine phosphate synthase — MPARQPLRKPVPRIWLMTDPRLDDQLLAAIRRLPAGSGVVFRHYALEPGQRRQLFARIRHICVQRGHILMLAGDARTARAWGADGVHRRGVSAKPLLLSAPVHNPREIEQAKRHGADIMFLSPLRKTRSHRGERALGALAFYRLAVLCQPALVVALGGMNRAEAAKWPRNIVHGWAAIDAFRR, encoded by the coding sequence ATGCCCGCCCGCCAGCCATTGCGAAAGCCTGTTCCGCGCATCTGGCTGATGACCGATCCACGGCTGGATGACCAGTTGCTGGCTGCCATTCGACGGCTGCCTGCCGGTTCAGGTGTGGTCTTTCGGCATTATGCGCTGGAACCAGGGCAACGCAGGCAGCTATTCGCGCGCATCCGCCATATTTGCGTGCAGCGTGGGCATATCTTGATGCTGGCCGGTGATGCCAGAACCGCAAGGGCATGGGGCGCAGATGGCGTGCATCGTCGAGGCGTATCAGCCAAGCCGTTGCTGCTAAGTGCACCGGTTCATAACCCTCGCGAAATCGAACAAGCAAAAAGGCACGGGGCGGACATCATGTTTCTCTCCCCACTGCGGAAAACCCGCTCACATCGCGGCGAGCGCGCATTAGGAGCCTTGGCGTTTTACAGGCTCGCAGTCCTATGCCAGCCCGCGCTGGTCGTGGCACTGGGAGGAATGAATCGGGCAGAGGCCGCCAAATGGCCGCGCAACATCGTCCATGGCTGGGCCGCCATTGACGCGTTCCGGCGTTAA
- a CDS encoding DUF3576 domain-containing protein — MRFNQFVLVTASVLALAACGGKERPKTDLAASQVTTIGVNSYLWRASLDALSFMPLLQTDSAGGVIVTDWYVNPNSPGERMKLTVSILDQDLRADALRVAASREVNQNGQWVAAPTRAATVQKLEGIILTKARDLRRSAIAD; from the coding sequence ATGCGTTTTAACCAGTTCGTCCTGGTCACGGCTTCGGTTTTGGCACTGGCCGCATGCGGCGGCAAGGAGAGGCCAAAGACCGATCTGGCAGCAAGCCAGGTCACGACCATTGGCGTCAACAGCTATTTGTGGCGTGCTTCGCTCGATGCGCTTTCGTTCATGCCTTTGCTGCAAACCGATTCTGCAGGCGGCGTCATCGTGACCGACTGGTATGTGAACCCGAACAGCCCCGGCGAACGCATGAAGCTGACGGTATCGATTCTCGATCAGGATTTGCGCGCGGATGCCCTGCGCGTGGCTGCTTCGCGGGAAGTAAACCAGAATGGTCAATGGGTTGCCGCGCCTACTCGCGCAGCGACGGTCCAGAAGCTTGAAGGCATCATCCTTACCAAGGCGCGCGACCTTCGCCGGAGCGCAATCGCCGACTGA